A portion of the Sabethes cyaneus chromosome 3, idSabCyanKW18_F2, whole genome shotgun sequence genome contains these proteins:
- the LOC128739630 gene encoding uncharacterized protein LOC128739630 — protein MPPATTSKGKPPTLNALQKKLKGLQTSFNNVHNFIKECSEATKASEFSVRLERLELLWDKMNDTIDEIECHEENVDVESPVKERVDFENRFFELKAFLIDRLKNDPEAAPLNQSPDLPEVEKFHYLRSQLEGEALNLINTLPLTKTNYMVAWDMLVQRYSNTKILKKKNVQALFELPSIRRESAEEMHSLLESFEATVKSRGHQAKDCSSKYVCRHCRGKHHSLVCFKENGKPIGSTDTSRDTATRSADAEAAATSNNTVHAAAAQVTSYSSIKVPATGVLLLTAVVVVQDESGSHHLARALLDCACQCDLVSKRFSQLLKSKRQSTNMDIIGVNGKVEKITNFVNVTIKSRVTNYQIPVELNIHPCLSTTIPGLSPTANNWNLPEGIQLADPSLFESHKVDLILGGGSFFDFFRTGRRIPLGKDMPLFVDSVFGWVASGKYPVVHNTAAVSCNVAVTNKLEELLTRFWQSEEIGLDNKFSPGELRCEEHFQQTFKRDAAGRYSVSLPKDEAILQQLGHTQNIACYRFHQMERRLERDPELKRQYHNFMLEYEQLGHMRRVPDEDVTKIQRFYLPHHPVVKDSSSTTRVRVVFDASCKSSSGVSLNDALLAGPVVQEDLRSIILRCRTRLVLLVADVEKMFRQINIDKTDAPLQSILWRSTTDSPPATYELSTVTYGTKPAPFLATRTLKQLALDEGKRFPLAAAAVMKDFYVDDVITGTDDAEQAKELRCQLDELLQSGGMRLRKWSSNYASVLEGLKPEDLADSVAEGIKLDRDPSVKTLGLTWYPQTDAFALQLQIPSISNDQELTKRKVLSYIAMLFDPLGLIGAVITTAKIFMQTLWQLEDDNQQKLDWDSVLPTRVENEWRTFHEQLPILKQLRVERMIIIPGSVGMEVHCFSDASGKAYGANLYIKSWNSAGHVKVALLSSKSRVAPLKTQSIPRLELCGALMAAELFVKVKEAIDIEGDVYFWTDSTTVLRWLQALPTIWTTFVANRVAKIQNITERCLWKHVPGTQNPADMTSRGIFPESIIENRVWWEGPEWLAFSIDKWPVQHEITDSTEADQEFKRSAVGAVGACNLGFNDWYFARFSEYTTLIRQTAYCQRFIKNFRVKLQIGQSVPGPITALTAPELRTAELTVTRLVQQEAFSKEYRALSQGKAIPRHSPLRWFYPVLSHDGVIRLGGRLGRSQESEEARHPMVLPARHHLTKLLLKHYHLKLLHAGPQLMLSSVRQKFWPLGGRSVAKQIIHQCLRCSRVKPATMRQFMAELPASRVTAAKAFSTTGVDYFGPIYIRPGYRRTAVKAYVSVFVCFTTKAVHLELVGNLSTACFIQALRRFVARRGFCSSIHSDNGTNFVGARNQLKELMENLKSKHHHNVVARECAKDNIQWHFIPPGAPHFGGLWEAAVRSAKHHLLRVLGEIPVSYEDMLTTLTQVEACLNSRPLTQLTDDPNDLEPLTPGHFLVGDSLQAVPDTDFTNVPANRLNHWQAVQKKVQDFWRRWRVEYLTQLQGRSKRWQPPVAVEPGKLVVIQEDNVPPIRWRMGRIQHTHPGADGVVRVVTLKTAKGVFQRPVEKICLLPVATVTEDGVPQI, from the exons ATGCCGCCTGCTACAACGTCGAAAGGGAAACCTCCTACCCTCAACGCTCTTCAGAAGAAGCTGAAAGGATTGCagacatcattcaacaatgtgCATAACTTCATAAAGGAGTGCTCGGAAGCCACCAAGGCCAGCGAATTTTCGGTACGTTTGGAACGGCTAGAATTACTATGGGACAAGATGAATGATACGATCGACGAAATCGAATGCCACGAAGAGAATGTAGATGTGGAATCACCGGTAAAAGAAAGAGTGGACTTTGAAAATAGATTCTTCGAGTTGAAGGCGTTTCTCATCGATCGACTGAAAAACGATCCCGAAGCTGCACCATTAAATCAATCT CCTGATCTCCCAGAAgttgaaaaatttcattacttgaGAAGTCAATTGGAAGGAGAGGCACTCAATTTAATCAACACTCTTCCGCTTACCAAGACAAACTATATGGTTGCTTGGGATATGCTGGTCCAGCGCTATTCGAATACTAAGAttttaaagaagaaaaacgtccAAGCTTTGTTCGAGTTGCCATCCATACGACGAGAGTCTGCCGAGGAAATGCACTCTCTTTTGGAATCGTTTGAAGCAACCGTGAAATC ACGTGGACATCAAGCCAAGGACTGTTCTTCTAAATATGTATGCCGGCACTGTAGGGGCAAGCATCATTCTTTGGTATGTTTCAAGGAAAACGGTAAACCAATTGGGTCAACTGATACTTCAAGGGATACAGCTACAAGGAGTGCAGACGCAGAGGCGGCGGCTACCAGTAACAACACGGTACATGCTGCAGCTGCTCAGGTGACGAGCTACAGCTCGATTAAGGTTCCAGCGACAGGTGTTCTTTTATTAACGGCTGTGGTGGTCGTACAAGACGAATCTGGTAGTCATCATTTAGCAAGAGCCCTATTGGATTGTGCTTGTCAATGTGATCTCGTTTCTAAAAGGTTTAGTCAGCTGCTTAAATCGAAAAGGCAGTCTACGAATATGGATATTATTGGAGTCAATggaaaggtggaaaaaattacGAACTTCGTAAATGTAACAATTAAATCGCGCGTCACTAATTACCAAATACCGGTGGAACTCAACATTCATCCTTGTTTGTCTACTACAATACCAGGTTTATCTCCTACTGCAAACAATTGGAACTTACCGGAGGGAATACAGCTAGCCGATCCGTCACTGTTTGAGTCTCATAAAGTGGATTTGATTCTTGGTGGAGGATCATTTTTTGACTTCTTTCGCACTGGAAGGCGTATACCTCTTGGGAAAGATATGCCTTTGTTTGTCGATTCGGTTTTTGGCTGGGTTGCAAGTGGAAAATACCCAGTTGTGCATAATACAGCAGCGGTTAGTTGTAACGTGGCAGTTACCAATAAACTAGAAGAGTTACTAACACGGTTCTGGCAGAGTGAGGAGATCGGCTTAGACAATAAATTCTCACCGGGAGAGCTTCGATGCGAAGAGCATTTTCAACAAACTTTCAAAAGAGATGCTGCTGGCCGCTATAGCGTCTCGCTTCCGAAAGACGAGGCAATCTTACAACAGCTGGGGCATACGCAGAACATTGCCTGTTATAGATTTCATCAAATGGAGAGGCGATTAGAAAGAGATCCGGAGCTAAAGAGGCAGTACCATAACTTTATGCTGGAATATGAACAGTTGGGACATATGCGGAGAGTGCCTGATGAGGATGTTACGAAGATACAACGTTTCTATCTGCCTCACCATCCAGTGGTGAAAGATTCTAGTAGCACGACGCGTGTAAGGGTGGTTTTCGATGCATCTTGTAAATCATCTTCGGGTGTTTCTCTCAATGACGCCCTATTAGCTGGACCTGTAGTACAGGAGGACTTGCGAAGTATAATCCTGCGGTGCAGAACTCGGTTGGTACTATTAGTTGCGGATGTGGAAAAAATGTTCCGTCAAATTAACATTGACAAGACGGATGCCCCACTGCAGAGCATTTTGTGGCGTTCAACTACTGACTCGCCACCGGCAACATACGAACTTTCTACAGTAACATACGGGACGAAACCGGCACCCTTCCTTGCAACAAGGACATTAAAGCAATTGGCACTGGATGAAGGTAAACGATTCCCACTGGCAGCGGCGGCGGTTATGAAGGATTTTTATGTCGATGATGTTATTACTGGCACCGATGACGCTGAACAAGCAAAAGAGTTACGATGTCAGCTTGATGAGCTATTGCAGTCTGGTGGTATGCGGCTTCGAAAATGGTCTTCGAACTATGCTTCGGTGTTAGAGGGACTAAAACCAGAGGATTTGGCAGATTCAGTGGCAGAAGGCATTAAACTTGATCGTGATCCATCGGTTAAAACATTAGGCTTGACATGGTATCCCCAAACAGACGCATTTGCCCTGCAGTTGCAAATCCCATCTATCTCAAACGATCAAGAGCTAACCAAGCGGAAGGTATTATCTTATATAGCGATGCTGTTTGATCCTTTAGGTCTGATAGGAGCGGTTAtaacaacagcaaaaatatttaTGCAAACGCTATGGCAATTGGAAGACGACAACCAACAGAAATTGGATTGGGATTCGGTTCTGCCAACAAGAGTAGAAAATGAATGGCGCACATTTCACGAGCAGCTTCCAATACTTAAACAGCTACGGGTAGAAAGAATGATTATTATTCCTGGGTCGGTGGGCATGGAGGTCCATTGCTTCTCGGATGCCTCAGGAAAGGCTTACGGGGCAAATTTATATATAAAATCCTGGAATTCAGCTGGTCATGTTAAGGTAGCGCTACTCTCTTCCAAGTCACGAGTGGCCCCATTGAAGACTCAGTCCATCCCGCGGCTCGAGCTTTGTGGTGCACTAATGGCAGCAGAACTGTTCGTCAAGGTGAAGGAGGCTATCGACATTGAAGGGGATGTTTATTTTTGGACGGACTCGACAACAGTGCTGCGCTGGTTACAGGCTTTACCGACTATATGGACGACATTTGTTGCCAATCGAGTggcaaaaatacaaaatatcacGGAACGTTGCCTTTGGAAACATGTTCCAGGTACACAAAATCCTGCAGATATGACGTCACgcggtatatttccggaaagtatAATTGAAAATCGCGTTTGGTGGGAAGGTCCTGAGTGGCTGGCTTTCAGTATTGATAAATGGCCAGTACAACATGAAATTACAGATTCAACAGAAGCAGATCAGGAGTTTAAACGGTCGGCAGTTGGGGCAGTTGGCGCTTGCAACTTAGGTTTCAACGATTGGTATTTTGCGCGTTTCTCCGAGTATACGACATTGATTCGGCAAACAGCATATTGCCAGcggtttattaaaaattttcggGTCAAGCTTCAAATTGGCCAATCCGTGCCGGGGCCAATAACAGCATTAACGGCACCAGAATTACGTACGGCAGAGTTGACAGTGACTCGACTCGTTCAACAAGAAGCTTTCAGTAAGGAATATCGAGCGTTGTCTCAGGGTAAAGCCATTCCCAGGCACTCGCCGCTTCGTTGGTTTTATCCGGTGCTTTCACACGATGGTGTTATTCGTTTAGGAGGAAGGTTGGGAAGATCGCAGGAGTCAGAGGAGGCAAGGCATCCTATGGTGCTGCCTGCACGTCATCATTTAACTAAATTATTGCTGAAacactatcatttaaaattgctCCATGCAGGACCTCAACTAATGTTAAGCAGCGTTAGGCAAAAATTCTGGCCGCTCGGAGGACGGAGCGTAGCAAAACAAATAATCCATCAGTGTCTGCGATGCAGTCGTGTAAAACCTGCAACTATGCGTCAGTTTATGGCAGAACTTCCGGCTTCTCGTGTTACAGCAGCTAAAGCGTTTTCGACAACTGGCGTTGATTACTTTGGCCCAATATACATTCGTCCGGGCTATCGTCGAACGGCAGTGAAGGCATACGTGTCCGTGTTCGTCTGCTTCACCACAAAGGCCGTGCACTTGGAGCTGGTCGGAAACTTATCTACGGCATGTTTCATTCAAGCGCTGCGTAGGTTTGTGGCAAGGCGCGGTTTCTGTTCCAGTATCCACTCTGATAATGGAACTAACTTTGTTGGGGCCAGGAATCAGCTAAAGGAGCTTATGGAAAATCTCAAAAGTAAACATCATCACAACGTGGTGGCAAGGGAGTGTGCCAAGGACAACATCCAATGGCACTTTATTCCGCCAGGTGCACCCCACTTCGGAGGATTGTGGGAGGCAGCTGTGCGTTCGGCAAAACATCATCTGCTAAGAGTATTAGGGGAGATACCTGTTTCGTACGAGGACATGCTTACAACTTTGACCCAGGTGGAAGCCTGTCTCAACTCTCGACCCTTAACGCAGCTGACAGACGACCCTAATGATCTAGAACCACTAACTCCGGGACACTTTCTAGTGGGTGATTCTCTCCAAGCGGTTccggatacggattttactaatGTACCAGCGAATAGGCTCAACCATTGGCAGGCAGTGCAGAAGAAGGTGCAAGATTTCTGGCGAAGATGGCGTGTCGAATATTTAACTCAACTTCAAGGGCGATCCAAACGTTGGCAACCACCTGTAGCAGTTGAACCAGGTAAACTAGTAGTTATTCAAGAAGATAATGTGCCTCCGATTCGATGGCGCATGGGGCGCATCCAACACACTCATCCAGGAGCTGACGGAGTCGTGAGAGTAGTTACACTCAAGACGGCAAAGGGAGTTTTTCAGCGACCAGTGGAAAAAATTTGTCTGTTACCGGTTGCAACAGTGACAGAGGATGGAGTTCCACAAATTTAA